The sequence GAGGCTGAAAGGGAAAAGCTCGCATGCGGCAGAACCGGAAAAAGGCGTTACACCAACACTCGCTGTTACTGAACTGATTCATGAATTACTTGCCATACCTCATCAGCCATTCCTGCGCGATTTTTCGCTGGTTACCATTGTCCATACCCGTATTGGCGAACGGGCATTCGGCACTACGCCCGGCAATGCTGAAGTAATGGCTACCATTCGTTCATACAATAACCGCGATATGCGCAGTATGACCAATTATGCTGAAAAACTGGCATCTAAAATTGCCGCAAAGCACCAACTGAAACATGAGATTGAATGGGTCGAAAAATTTCCGGCTACTAAAAATTACAAGTCCTGTGTGCGCCTGATTCGCCAGTGTGCAGGCGAGCTGCAGCTTCATTTGCATGAAATTGAACACCCGTTTCGCTGGTCAGAAGATTTTGGCCATTTTACACAAAACTTCAGAGGCGCTCTGTTCGGTGTTGGTGCTGGACAGGCACATCCACAGCTTCATCATCCTGATTATGATTTTCCTGATGAGATAATCATCACCGGAACCCGCATGTTTTACTCACTTATCCAAAAATTAACTGCCTGAATTTATGTTCCAGCCATCTGTTATTGAAATCAGTAAATCAGCTTTGCAACAGAATATTGTTTTTATTAAAGCCTTTCTGAATAAAGGAGTGAAGCTGAGCTGTGTTGTGAAGGGAAATGCTTACGGACACGGAATTGAGACATATATACCCATTGCTGAGGAGGCCGGAGTCGATCATTTTTCTGTTTTTAGTGCCGATGAAGCCTTCAGGGTTAAACAGATTTGCAAAACAGAAACCGGTGTGATGATTATGGGCTTTATTGATGATGCTGAATTGGAATGGGCCATCCATCATCAGGTTGAGTTTTATGTTTTTGATAACAGCCGGCTGAAAGCAGCCATTGCAGCTGCCCGTAAACTGAACCAAAAGGCCCGCATTCATCTCGAAGTGGAAACAGGCATGAACCGCACCGGCTACGATCTTAAAAACCTGAAATTAGCCCTCGACTTGATCAAAAAGAACCCTGATTGCCTGACTGTTGAGGGAATGTGCACCCATTATGCCGGAGCCGAAAGTATTGCCAATTATGTGAGGGTTCAGTCTCAGATTAAAAAGTTTAATCAGTTTCGCAAATTTATTGAAAAGGAAGGCATTAAACCTCGCCGGTATCACACCGCCTGCTCTGCTGCCGCCATTACTTACCCCAAAACACAAATGGATATGGTTAGGGTGGGTATTTTGCAATATGGATTCTGGCCTACACGCGAAACTTACATTCAGTATATTCACAAAAACGGGGAGCCTTCGCTGCCTTTAAAACGCATCCTTTCGTGGAAATCAAGGGTTATGAATGTTAAAATGATTAAAACCGGCGAGTTTATTGGGTATGGCACAACCTACCTGGCACAGACTGATAAGGTGATTGCAACGGTGCCAATCGGTTATGCACTTGGGTTTTCGCGCAATTTGAGCAATGTGGGCAGGGTGTTGGTAAACGGAATGAGAGTGTCAGTAATTGGCATTGTAAATATGAATGTGATGACCATTGATATTACTTCTGCCGGCAGTGTGAAAACAGGCGACGAAGTGGTTATCATAGGCCGTCAGGGCGAACTTGAAATTTCAGTAGCGTCATTCAGCGAGCTAAGTGCGCAGGTGAATTATGAAACACTCACCGGGCTGCCTTCTTCTATTCCCCGCTTCATTGTTGATTGACCGTGTTTCTTTTACCGGCACTGCCTGAAATGGCATTCCCGGCTCTGTTTTGTCCATTTTGTTTTGTATATTTATTTCTGAATCAGGAACTTTAAATAAAAGCAAGCTATGGGTTCAATCAGTAACCACACAAGTGAGTTTATCAATCCCCATCTCAACGGACTGGGTGTTTCAGCCACACTGGCCATTAATGCTCGTTCAAAGGAGCTGATGGCACAGGGCAAAACCATATATCGTTTCGGACTGGGTCAGTCGCCATTTCCTGTTCCCAAACCTGTGGTGGAAGCCCTGCGTTTGAATGCATCGCAAAAAGACTATCTGCCGGTGAAAGGGCTTCCGCTGCTTTGCGAAACAGTTGCCGGTTTTCACAGGCGAAAGGATGGCCTCAATGCACAGGCCGGATGTGTGATGATAGGGCCTGGCTCCAAAGAGCTGGTGTTTCTTTTGCAACTGGTATTCAATGCCGAAATCATTATCATCAGCCCCTGCTGGGTTTCTTATGTTCCTCAGGCCAAAATACTGGGTAAGGAGATTTCGGTGATTCACAGCTCCTATAAAGACAAATGGCAGTTGACACCGGCCCTGTTCGAAGCATTTCTTAAAAAACGAAACAACACCACCAAACCCGCGCTCATGATCCTGAATTATCCGGGTAATCCTGACGGGGTTTCGTTTAAGGATGAGGATCTTGAAGCGATTGGCAAACTGGCCCGCGCTCACCATATTTTTATTTTGTCAGATGAAATATACGGCATGCTTCACCACAAGGGAGAACATACGTCAATTGCAAAGTTCTATCCTGAAGGGACCATTGTAAGCTCAGGATTGTCAAAATGGTGTGGCGCCGGCGGCTGGAGGTTGGGTACTTTTAGTTTTCCTCCTGAGCTGCAATGGTTGTGCGATAAGATGGCTGTGGTTGCCAGTGAAACCTATACATCGGTAAGTGCACCCATTCAGTATGCAGCGGTTGAAGCTTTCAAAGGTGGTACCTTAATTGAAGAATATCTGTGGCATGTACGTAAAATTCTGGCTCATGTCGGACAGGCATGTGCTGCTTTGTTGCTTGAAGCCAATGTTAAAGTAAATCCACCTGCTGGCGGGTTTTATCTGTTCCCTGATTTTCATGCATTTAAAAAAAGATTGCATGACAAAGGCATTTTTACATCCGCTGAAATGTGCAGGCAAATACTTGAAGATACAGGCGTAGCCATGTTGCCGGGCAGTGCTTTTAGCAGGCCTGACGATGAATTTACGGCACGCATGGCATATGTGGATTTCGATGGCGCCCGTGCACTGGCAGCTTCCCGAACGCAGCCGCTTCATGAGCCGCTCCCGCCTGATTTTAACAAGATTTACTGTGCCAGGGTTGTGGAGGGAGTGGGTAAACTTAATGCCTGGCTGGCCGGACTTTGAAAGGCTGAGGCTGTGTTTAGTTGAAAAATCTTTTTTACCCGGTTTTAAATGCCATTTAACCGCTTGTTTATTCCTGTTTTCAATCGTATTTTTTAGCCAAACCTTTAAAAAGAAAAATGTATATTAGCTGCATGCATCCTGTGTTCATGCTGAGTTATAAAAGGCATTAAAAATTACAGGTGTGCGGATGAAAATTTCAGATTACCGTTCACTAATTCATGATTATTGGCTGCTTTTATGGATAAACAACCAACCTCTGCCGGAATAGCCCGAAGGTTTGCTGCCAAAGGCGTTTTTCCTTATCAAATGGCTTTTACTTTACTCATTCCATTGCGCAATATTTTTCTTTCGCCCAAGGAACTCATTCGACGGCTTGAACTGAAGAGCCATTGTGTTGTGCTTGAAGTTGGCTCAGGCCCCGGATATTTTAGCCGTCCGATAGCCAGGTTTTTAACCCGCGGAAAACTGGTAATGGCCGATATTCAGCAGGAAATGCTCGACTATGCCCGCAAGCGGCTTAACAGGAAAGGGCTGAAGAATGTGGATTATTACCTTTGTGATGGCTTGAAATTTCATCTCCAGGATATGATTTTCGACAGAATTTTCCTGATTACCGTCATAGGGGAGGTTGAAAACAGGGAGGCATATATGGCTGAATTTTACAGGATGCTCAAACCCGGCGGCTTGCTTTCAATTTCTGAACTGGCCGGAGATCCTGATAAAATGACCATGGAAGAGGTAACCGCACTGGCTGAGGCTGCTGGTTTCAGCGCTTATCGGTTTTATGGAAATAAGAAAAACTACACGGTGAACTTTCTGAAATAGCACCCCGCAAACAAAAACGATTTTATGACCTCACAATCTACATCTACTGAGAATCAGATGGAAATCATCATCAGGCCTGTTGAAGAAAAAGATAACCGCTTGCTGGCTAACATGATCAGGCAGGTTTTTCTGGAGCATGATGCACCACAGCAAGGCACCGTTTTTTCCGACCCTTCCACCGACGATTTGTTTACCCTCTTTCAAACAGAACAATCTGCTCTGTGGGTGGCCGAATGGAAAGGAATTCCGGTGGGGTGCTGCGGCATTTTTCCTTCGCCCGGTTTAGATGCCGGATATGCCGAACTGGTTAAGTTTTATTTGTCGAAAGAGGCTCGTGGCAAAGGCATTGGATTGGCGCTGATGCAGCAGAGTATTGATTCGGCAAAAAAAATGGGGTATAACTGGTTGTACCTTGAAAGCCTGCCTCATTTTGCAAAAGCGGTAAGCATTTATGAAAAGCAGGGCTTTGTAAGATTAAGTCAGCCTCTCGGAAAATCCATACACACCTCCTGCAATATCTGGATGGTGATGGAAATCAGCAAATGATGGCTCTTATAAAATGAAAATTGTTCAGTTTTACCGCTGAAGAACTCTTTTTCAAATATTGTGTTAATGGTGGTAAGTTGGTTTAACTAAAACTGAGGCAGATGAAAGGATTTATATTCACCGAATTTATGGAAATGGTGGAGCAGAAATTTGGCTTTGTCATGGCCAATGAGATGATTGAAGAAGGCAACCCTGCCTCCGAAGGCGTTTACACCGGTATTGGCACCTATCCTGTGGACGAACTGGTCACATTGATTGGCATTCTGCATCAGAAAACCCGGATTCCGGTGGCAGATTTGATCGAAACCTTCGGGCGTC comes from Lentimicrobiaceae bacterium and encodes:
- a CDS encoding amidohydrolase — protein: MKDWKKIETDLIQLRQELHRFPELSGHEFETAQRIAAFAEKYSPGKVLRDLGGTGLAVIFESHVPGPVVLIRCDMDALPIQEENLFEYQSTRQLVSHKCGHDGHMAIVAGLIPALAETKIKKGKVVLLFQPAEETGEGAFRVISDTRFASVIPDYVFALHNLPGFPLHDIVVKDNEFASASQGLIVRLKGKSSHAAEPEKGVTPTLAVTELIHELLAIPHQPFLRDFSLVTIVHTRIGERAFGTTPGNAEVMATIRSYNNRDMRSMTNYAEKLASKIAAKHQLKHEIEWVEKFPATKNYKSCVRLIRQCAGELQLHLHEIEHPFRWSEDFGHFTQNFRGALFGVGAGQAHPQLHHPDYDFPDEIIITGTRMFYSLIQKLTA
- a CDS encoding aminotransferase class I/II-fold pyridoxal phosphate-dependent enzyme, with translation MGSISNHTSEFINPHLNGLGVSATLAINARSKELMAQGKTIYRFGLGQSPFPVPKPVVEALRLNASQKDYLPVKGLPLLCETVAGFHRRKDGLNAQAGCVMIGPGSKELVFLLQLVFNAEIIIISPCWVSYVPQAKILGKEISVIHSSYKDKWQLTPALFEAFLKKRNNTTKPALMILNYPGNPDGVSFKDEDLEAIGKLARAHHIFILSDEIYGMLHHKGEHTSIAKFYPEGTIVSSGLSKWCGAGGWRLGTFSFPPELQWLCDKMAVVASETYTSVSAPIQYAAVEAFKGGTLIEEYLWHVRKILAHVGQACAALLLEANVKVNPPAGGFYLFPDFHAFKKRLHDKGIFTSAEMCRQILEDTGVAMLPGSAFSRPDDEFTARMAYVDFDGARALAASRTQPLHEPLPPDFNKIYCARVVEGVGKLNAWLAGL
- the alr gene encoding alanine racemase, with amino-acid sequence MFQPSVIEISKSALQQNIVFIKAFLNKGVKLSCVVKGNAYGHGIETYIPIAEEAGVDHFSVFSADEAFRVKQICKTETGVMIMGFIDDAELEWAIHHQVEFYVFDNSRLKAAIAAARKLNQKARIHLEVETGMNRTGYDLKNLKLALDLIKKNPDCLTVEGMCTHYAGAESIANYVRVQSQIKKFNQFRKFIEKEGIKPRRYHTACSAAAITYPKTQMDMVRVGILQYGFWPTRETYIQYIHKNGEPSLPLKRILSWKSRVMNVKMIKTGEFIGYGTTYLAQTDKVIATVPIGYALGFSRNLSNVGRVLVNGMRVSVIGIVNMNVMTIDITSAGSVKTGDEVVIIGRQGELEISVASFSELSAQVNYETLTGLPSSIPRFIVD
- a CDS encoding class I SAM-dependent methyltransferase yields the protein MDKQPTSAGIARRFAAKGVFPYQMAFTLLIPLRNIFLSPKELIRRLELKSHCVVLEVGSGPGYFSRPIARFLTRGKLVMADIQQEMLDYARKRLNRKGLKNVDYYLCDGLKFHLQDMIFDRIFLITVIGEVENREAYMAEFYRMLKPGGLLSISELAGDPDKMTMEEVTALAEAAGFSAYRFYGNKKNYTVNFLK
- a CDS encoding GNAT family N-acetyltransferase translates to MEIIIRPVEEKDNRLLANMIRQVFLEHDAPQQGTVFSDPSTDDLFTLFQTEQSALWVAEWKGIPVGCCGIFPSPGLDAGYAELVKFYLSKEARGKGIGLALMQQSIDSAKKMGYNWLYLESLPHFAKAVSIYEKQGFVRLSQPLGKSIHTSCNIWMVMEISK